The following are encoded together in the Thermoanaerobaculia bacterium genome:
- the guaA gene encoding glutamine-hydrolyzing GMP synthase gives MTLMIAILDFGSQYTQLIARSIRELGTFSKVFPFHEPLKNVLDEKPCGIILSGGPRSVYDKGAPMIGREILDLGIPVLGICYGQQITCLLLGGKVASSQNREYGRMEIEILDEHPLFKGSPDHQTVWMSHGDKVESLPEGFKIIARTPSTPFAAIANDSRRMFGVQFHPEVRHTEHGRTILKNFLKICGAKKNWDMGSYRKQQVEMIREQVGSSNVISGLSGGVDSTVASSLVAEAIGSQLTCVFVDTGMLRKNEVSEVVNYFKDHHHLNVRVADAADLFLSRLEKRAIDPRRKRKIIGHTFIEVFEKEAGTLPDVKYLVQGTLYPDVIESISVWGPSSTIKLHHNVGGLPKKLNLKLIEPLRFLFKDEVRTLGRTLDIPDSIIMRHPFPGPGLAVRILGRVTAERVAILQEADAIYMEELRTSGWYKKTAQAFAVLLPVKSVGVMGDEGTYEHVCALRAVTTEDFMTADFAALPHDLLGRISRRIVNEVRGINRVVYDVTTKPPATIEWE, from the coding sequence ATGACCCTCATGATCGCCATCCTTGATTTTGGTTCACAATATACGCAGCTGATCGCCCGCAGTATCCGGGAACTGGGTACCTTCAGCAAGGTATTTCCCTTTCATGAACCCCTGAAAAACGTGCTGGATGAAAAACCCTGCGGAATCATCCTTTCGGGCGGACCGAGAAGTGTTTACGACAAGGGGGCCCCCATGATCGGGAGGGAAATTCTGGATCTCGGGATCCCCGTCCTGGGCATCTGTTACGGTCAGCAGATCACCTGCCTGCTCCTCGGAGGAAAGGTGGCATCCTCGCAGAACCGGGAGTACGGCCGAATGGAAATCGAAATCCTGGATGAACACCCCCTTTTCAAAGGTTCACCGGACCACCAGACCGTCTGGATGAGCCACGGTGACAAGGTGGAATCCCTTCCGGAGGGGTTTAAAATCATCGCACGGACCCCTTCCACACCCTTTGCCGCCATTGCCAACGATTCACGCAGGATGTTTGGGGTTCAGTTCCATCCGGAGGTCCGCCATACCGAACACGGCCGTACGATCCTGAAAAATTTCCTGAAGATCTGCGGGGCGAAGAAGAACTGGGATATGGGCAGCTACCGGAAACAGCAGGTGGAAATGATTCGGGAGCAGGTCGGATCCAGCAACGTCATCTCCGGGCTCTCGGGAGGAGTGGATTCCACCGTGGCTTCTTCCCTTGTTGCCGAAGCCATCGGATCGCAGTTGACCTGTGTCTTTGTCGACACCGGTATGTTGCGGAAAAATGAAGTGTCCGAAGTCGTAAACTATTTCAAGGATCACCACCATCTCAACGTCCGGGTGGCTGATGCGGCCGATCTCTTCCTTTCCAGACTCGAAAAGCGGGCTATCGATCCACGTCGGAAACGGAAAATCATCGGCCACACCTTCATCGAAGTCTTTGAAAAAGAGGCCGGGACTCTACCCGACGTGAAGTACCTTGTTCAGGGGACCCTCTATCCCGATGTCATCGAATCGATATCGGTCTGGGGTCCATCCTCCACGATCAAGCTCCACCACAATGTCGGCGGATTACCGAAAAAGCTGAACCTGAAGCTGATCGAACCCCTGCGCTTTCTCTTCAAGGATGAGGTTCGGACACTCGGCAGGACCCTGGATATTCCCGATTCCATCATCATGCGGCACCCCTTTCCAGGACCGGGCCTTGCCGTGCGAATCCTGGGGCGCGTCACCGCCGAACGGGTTGCCATCCTCCAGGAAGCCGACGCGATCTACATGGAAGAGCTGAGGACTTCGGGCTGGTACAAAAAGACGGCTCAGGCCTTCGCGGTTCTTCTGCCCGTCAAATCCGTGGGTGTCATGGGAGATGAGGGAACCTATGAACACGTCTGCGCTCTTCGTGCTGTGACCACGGAAGATTTTATGACAGCAGACTTTGCCGCCCTTCCTCACGATCTTCTGGGACGAATCTCCCGGAGGATCGTGAATGAAGTCCGGGGCATCAACCGGGTTGTTTACGATGTCACAACGAAGCCGCCGGCCACGATCGAATGGGAATAG
- a CDS encoding C4-type zinc ribbon domain-containing protein, translating to MNPDLERLVLLQKNLSRQGEVHSQIETIPPHLKDIHDAYSKMASKRDALQSSSEEAKRAQRELEAVLEDAREERKTYRKQLMQVTNQREYGAVLKEIDILDEKIKTMEDDLFTRMEVVENAQQTLEQEKEVWERLETEYREKMAQWEDEKHALKEEKIRLEDEQRGLEFELPLDLKQSFWRLMKARGKRAVVPVVDYTCRGCNVKLRPQQYAEVRAGKKICTCDGCMRFLYFDEQES from the coding sequence ATGAATCCTGACCTTGAAAGGCTTGTTCTGCTTCAGAAAAACCTCTCCAGGCAGGGCGAAGTCCATTCTCAGATTGAAACGATTCCCCCGCATTTAAAAGATATCCATGATGCCTATTCGAAAATGGCCTCGAAGCGGGACGCCCTTCAATCTTCCAGTGAGGAGGCCAAACGGGCTCAACGTGAGCTGGAAGCGGTGCTGGAAGACGCCCGGGAGGAACGGAAAACCTATCGAAAACAGCTTATGCAGGTGACCAACCAGAGGGAATATGGTGCGGTCCTGAAGGAGATCGATATTCTGGATGAAAAGATCAAAACGATGGAAGACGATCTCTTTACCCGGATGGAGGTCGTTGAAAACGCGCAGCAGACCCTGGAACAGGAGAAAGAAGTCTGGGAGCGCCTCGAGACTGAATACCGGGAGAAGATGGCTCAATGGGAAGATGAAAAGCACGCCCTGAAGGAAGAGAAGATCAGGCTCGAAGACGAGCAGCGTGGCCTCGAATTTGAATTACCCTTAGATCTGAAACAGTCTTTCTGGCGCCTCATGAAAGCCCGCGGCAAACGTGCCGTGGTTCCCGTCGTCGACTACACCTGCAGGGGTTGTAACGTCAAACTCCGCCCGCAACAGTATGCTGAGGTGCGGGCCGGAAAGAAAATCTGCACATGCGACGGCTGCATGCGGTTTCTCTATTTCGATGAGCAGGAGAGTTGA
- a CDS encoding ribonuclease HI family protein translates to MSRRVEAYIDGASRGNPGEASYGVVLKEGDTLTLMGGYLGTMTNNEAEYHGLLAALNWALEHSVSEMKVFSDSQLVVNQINGRFRVKAPNLQPLFLEALDKKRKIERFNIFYIAREYNKRADALANQALDGKGTVHRVEHVGR, encoded by the coding sequence ATGAGCAGGAGAGTTGAAGCCTACATCGATGGAGCCTCACGGGGCAACCCGGGGGAAGCTTCCTACGGAGTCGTACTGAAAGAAGGAGACACCCTCACCCTGATGGGAGGCTATCTGGGAACCATGACGAATAACGAAGCGGAATACCATGGACTTCTTGCGGCGCTGAATTGGGCCCTGGAACACAGTGTATCCGAGATGAAGGTCTTTTCCGATTCGCAGCTTGTTGTCAACCAGATCAATGGACGCTTCAGAGTCAAGGCTCCCAACCTTCAACCTCTCTTTCTGGAAGCTCTGGATAAAAAACGTAAAATCGAACGGTTCAACATTTTCTATATTGCCAGGGAATACAACAAACGGGCCGATGCCCTGGCCAATCAGGCCCTCGATGGAAAGGGCACCGTCCATCGGGTGGAACATGTCGGTCGCTGA
- a CDS encoding YggS family pyridoxal phosphate-dependent enzyme encodes MERAPSIGWNMSVAERLDSVRERVARACQRSGRAVEEVLLLGATKSASVNRIREAVDAGLDLFGENRIQEALPKIAGLRDLPLRWHFIGKLQKNKAGQAVEHFEMIQSVDSPGLAERLERVASQAEVIVPVLLEVNVGQEISKSGVLPGEVPTLCARIREFEHLRLEGLMSIPPYHPDPERVRPFFVELRRLFEDMSSSYSTVDTLSMGMSEDYEVAIEEGSTLIRLGRTLFGERI; translated from the coding sequence ATGGAAAGGGCACCGTCCATCGGGTGGAACATGTCGGTCGCTGAACGTCTCGATTCGGTCCGGGAACGGGTTGCCCGTGCCTGTCAGCGTTCGGGCCGTGCCGTGGAAGAGGTTTTACTCCTTGGGGCTACGAAATCGGCATCAGTCAACCGGATCCGGGAGGCCGTGGATGCGGGTCTCGATCTCTTCGGGGAAAATCGGATTCAGGAAGCACTTCCCAAGATTGCCGGGCTCCGAGACCTTCCTCTCCGCTGGCACTTCATTGGAAAGCTTCAGAAAAACAAGGCCGGACAGGCGGTGGAACACTTCGAGATGATCCAGAGCGTTGACTCCCCCGGGCTGGCGGAACGCCTGGAACGGGTGGCATCCCAGGCGGAAGTGATCGTTCCCGTTCTCCTTGAAGTCAATGTCGGACAGGAAATTTCCAAAAGTGGCGTCCTTCCCGGGGAAGTTCCAACCCTGTGTGCAAGAATCCGGGAATTCGAACATCTTCGTCTGGAGGGGCTGATGAGCATACCTCCATACCATCCTGATCCGGAAAGGGTTCGACCCTTTTTTGTGGAACTGAGGAGGCTCTTCGAGGATATGAGCTCATCCTATTCTACGGTGGATACCCTCTCCATGGGAATGAGCGAAGACTACGAGGTGGCCATTGAGGAAGGTTCCACGCTGATCCGCCTGGGCCGCACGCTTTTCGGGGAGAGAATCTGA
- a CDS encoding YggT family protein, which produces MPVGKAFIMALLTVVLNLVWLYKWIIIIRALISWVNPDPYNPIVRILYVLTEPVLRPFRRLMPPYKTGGLDFSPLFVFAILYFIEVFAHSLIAQVAWK; this is translated from the coding sequence ATGCCCGTCGGGAAGGCTTTCATCATGGCCCTGCTGACGGTGGTTCTCAACCTGGTCTGGCTTTACAAATGGATCATTATCATCCGGGCCCTCATCTCCTGGGTCAACCCAGATCCCTACAATCCCATTGTCCGGATTCTCTATGTTCTTACCGAACCGGTCCTTCGGCCGTTCCGGCGATTGATGCCGCCTTATAAGACGGGGGGCCTTGATTTTTCTCCTCTCTTTGTCTTTGCCATTCTTTACTTTATCGAAGTATTTGCCCATTCGCTGATCGCGCAGGTCGCATGGAAATGA
- a CDS encoding DivIVA domain-containing protein — protein sequence MSVKYSPMEIQEMQFALSRKGYDMEEVRSFLMSMAEQIELLLKEREQMRRELDFAREELAGHKQREQILKDTLLTAQKVAKDIKIQAERESEVMIKEAELRADIQYREASRKAADVERQVRDLKLMKNRLIFDMEQTLERFQRFLKEETGQETSREADVSTFVRGQD from the coding sequence ATGAGCGTCAAATACAGCCCGATGGAAATCCAGGAAATGCAGTTCGCCCTTTCCCGAAAGGGCTACGACATGGAAGAAGTGCGATCCTTTCTCATGAGCATGGCCGAGCAGATCGAGCTATTGCTCAAGGAGCGGGAGCAGATGAGGAGGGAACTGGATTTTGCACGGGAGGAACTGGCCGGTCACAAGCAGAGGGAACAGATCCTGAAGGATACGCTCCTGACCGCGCAAAAGGTGGCCAAGGATATCAAGATCCAGGCCGAACGGGAATCCGAGGTCATGATCAAGGAAGCTGAGCTTCGGGCCGATATTCAATACCGGGAGGCCTCACGGAAAGCCGCCGACGTGGAGCGTCAGGTGAGGGATCTGAAGCTGATGAAAAACCGGCTTATCTTTGACATGGAACAGACACTGGAGAGGTTTCAGCGTTTCCTGAAAGAGGAAACGGGCCAGGAAACTTCCAGGGAAGCCGATGTTTCCACCTTTGTCAGGGGGCAGGACTGA
- the hutI gene encoding imidazolonepropionase: MGDLLLTDCTEVVTPVRPNGSPELVVLHDVSIYIREGRIVGIGSRDEIRNRFGELTGIPVYDAKGKTVLPGLVDAHTHLPFSGWREGEFNRRLHGETYMDVARSGGGINSTVRAVRVATLEELTRSCLEGLDAFVAHGVTTVEAKSGYGLNLVDEIKQLEAIRDAGSRHSVTLVPTLLAAHEYPPEYKEDRKGYVRLVIDTILPEVARRGLALYQDVFCEAGVFTVEESREILLAGKALGMTPRIHADEIETTGGAELAADVGAVSADHLAVPSMEGIRRMAEAGVIAILLPGTSFFLRHTKHAPARAMLDAGVHVALSTDFNPGSSPTTNLPLIMRLGCFLLDMTVEEVIHAVTEVPARSLGFSEDRGVVEEGKRGDLSVWNVDNHLKIFYRYGEARVEGTVIEGDIVYHADL; encoded by the coding sequence GTGGGGGATCTTCTCCTCACCGATTGCACCGAAGTCGTTACACCTGTTCGCCCGAACGGTTCTCCGGAACTTGTGGTTCTTCACGATGTTTCCATCTATATCCGGGAAGGCAGGATTGTCGGGATCGGATCCCGTGACGAGATCCGGAACCGGTTTGGCGAACTGACCGGGATTCCTGTCTATGACGCAAAGGGGAAGACCGTTCTTCCGGGACTGGTCGATGCCCATACCCACCTCCCGTTTTCCGGGTGGCGGGAAGGGGAGTTCAACCGGCGTCTCCACGGAGAAACCTACATGGATGTAGCCCGGAGCGGAGGGGGAATCAACTCCACCGTGCGGGCCGTGCGGGTGGCAACCCTGGAAGAGCTTACCCGATCCTGCCTGGAAGGCCTGGATGCTTTCGTGGCCCATGGGGTCACTACCGTTGAAGCCAAGTCGGGGTATGGACTGAACCTCGTGGATGAAATCAAGCAGTTGGAGGCCATCCGGGATGCCGGATCCCGCCATTCCGTGACCCTTGTACCCACCTTGCTGGCGGCCCACGAATATCCTCCGGAGTACAAGGAAGATCGAAAGGGCTACGTACGGCTGGTCATCGATACGATCTTACCCGAAGTGGCCCGCCGGGGGTTGGCGCTCTACCAGGATGTCTTCTGCGAAGCCGGTGTCTTTACCGTCGAGGAAAGCAGGGAGATTCTCCTGGCTGGAAAAGCTTTAGGGATGACTCCCCGGATCCATGCCGATGAGATTGAAACCACCGGGGGCGCGGAGCTCGCGGCCGATGTCGGGGCTGTGTCCGCTGACCATCTCGCGGTTCCCTCCATGGAAGGCATACGCAGGATGGCGGAAGCCGGTGTCATCGCCATCCTCCTCCCCGGGACTTCGTTCTTTCTGCGCCACACAAAGCATGCGCCTGCACGGGCCATGCTGGACGCGGGCGTTCACGTCGCCCTGTCCACCGACTTCAATCCCGGATCCTCTCCCACGACGAACCTTCCCCTCATCATGAGGCTGGGCTGTTTTCTCCTCGATATGACCGTGGAGGAGGTCATCCACGCCGTGACCGAAGTGCCGGCCCGTAGTCTCGGGTTTTCTGAAGATCGAGGCGTTGTGGAAGAAGGAAAGAGGGGGGATCTCTCGGTGTGGAATGTGGATAACCATCTGAAGATCTTCTACCGGTACGGTGAAGCCCGGGTCGAGGGAACGGTCATCGAAGGAGATATCGTCTACCATGCGGATCTTTGA
- a CDS encoding flavin reductase family protein, giving the protein MRIFDAAKLDKRQNHALQLSVIVPRPIGWVSTVSADGIPNLAPFSFYNGVSSNPPILMVSVGLHHGTEKKDTTRNIQETGEFAVNVVPESMMNEMLITSNRAEPEVSEFDLAKLETAPCVKIRPPRVALSPVCMECVLEQHHVVHSTDLFLGRILLYHVQEDLLTDGAVDPEKLKPLGRLGGKLYTTLGTVLTSEKS; this is encoded by the coding sequence ATGCGGATCTTTGATGCGGCCAAACTGGATAAGCGGCAGAATCACGCGCTGCAGCTCTCCGTCATCGTTCCACGGCCGATCGGCTGGGTGTCAACAGTCTCGGCCGACGGCATCCCTAATCTTGCTCCCTTCTCCTTCTATAACGGGGTGAGCAGTAATCCTCCCATCCTGATGGTTTCGGTAGGTCTGCACCACGGGACGGAGAAGAAGGACACGACCCGGAATATCCAGGAGACCGGGGAGTTCGCGGTGAACGTGGTTCCCGAATCCATGATGAACGAGATGCTCATCACAAGCAATCGAGCCGAGCCCGAGGTCAGTGAGTTCGATCTTGCGAAGCTGGAAACGGCACCCTGTGTGAAGATCCGTCCTCCAAGGGTGGCCCTCTCGCCGGTCTGCATGGAGTGCGTCCTCGAGCAGCACCACGTGGTCCACTCCACCGACCTCTTCCTCGGACGGATCCTCCTCTACCACGTGCAGGAGGACCTCCTCACCGATGGTGCCGTCGATCCCGAAAAGCTCAAACCCCTGGGACGCCTGGGCGGCAAGCTCTACACGACCCTGGGCACTGTCCTGACCTCCGAAAAGAGTTAA
- a CDS encoding sigma 54-interacting transcriptional regulator, with translation MGNRTLKIAEPRILKEMVRLDHPLLPDITRITPERIEGVLPPTRVSMERTLSLLTGLAHFGFHFSEKAFRELPTFPDLTTDASGNLVEIESGRRIQADPWSLQAHISGLLRSRWSSIPESIDLIAFARRRKITQPTTRLYIPESWEKGSESHILIPSHPGPGLSTAARWTRHRISLSDETPWIVLDFTRCSSSGWDCLLDLLGIPDGASLEEVKKKVARDFHGHGIHLDHIDRVDPASRNLLDSLILSLPDILPASIITGWDRERLDGFAWRPLPVVSWEEMHRHLHFPHLTPVEQLFLHPDPGKKRASPAAFCLAVSGESPGTDSKDLHAYTLEVSPEEIDLALADQNALTLLAALPALDVRQDAESIHTLAASLSGDIDTLSHVLDQSDNPGRLLSHALFCALEGDNIQRIEPYLRTMPDGGARRLLQARLAFREGKIEDYLKRLESVWEEESGPVHLLAGLYLADRRDRPELRARVREEALRLEPSLSSWHRSQVSRFIGSWDLDHDALKRWLDTALARGWLSQAALAYSDLASLAAAGKDWPTAQRNLESALRYRSALGASASRSLLLHNLGSVQIHLERWDRALSIFEELESEHRESGTPWDLLYDLLQKVKIFIARGMFDKASTPLDEAESLLAEMEDHPLACHVSLFRVILEKWRGNLNLDTLRNLKPDPKDPDTISDLEDLKWQAAVRAGKSVPAPSGEPKKLEWVLKKKGWEAVIRLFSDYLSREPAKASILLCDLRCAYSHLGSPPEHLVERAREHLIRSGRLGYLRWLEEPLHAEAWNILNALKSGEPFDDAMPKGISRIPGESNDRVRIPSPRGGLSIEPGIYYRYPEEFWNLAVDYLPDPRSESPDRESSGTWHGMAYASPVTTRLVNEARPIADLPLPILIRGETGTGKEILADAIHREGGADGRPFQVLNCASIPSELFESELFGHRRGAFTGAVADKPGLVELADGGTLFLDEIGELPPEAQAKLLRILNDHTVYRVGDYRPIHVNFRLISATHRDLETMVSEGTFREDLYYRINGLTFHVPPLRERREEIPMFVRLFLDRFCEDCGLSYKEVDPGATNLLLAHEWPGNIRELRQVVQAAAARARDREEIGPQDLPDSLQENSPYRGSFHEGVDRAIREIVVDALARAGGNRRKAAKLLGITPQALGYQVRRLKITG, from the coding sequence GTGGGAAACCGGACCCTGAAGATCGCGGAACCCCGGATTCTTAAGGAGATGGTCCGCCTGGACCATCCCCTGCTTCCCGATATCACACGCATAACACCGGAACGGATCGAAGGGGTTCTCCCTCCGACACGGGTTTCGATGGAACGGACCCTCTCCCTTCTTACCGGACTCGCCCATTTCGGATTTCACTTCTCCGAAAAAGCCTTTCGGGAACTTCCCACCTTCCCGGATCTCACCACCGACGCCTCCGGCAACCTCGTGGAAATCGAATCGGGACGAAGAATTCAAGCTGACCCCTGGTCCCTCCAGGCTCACATTTCCGGGCTCCTGCGAAGCCGTTGGTCATCCATCCCTGAGAGCATCGACCTTATCGCCTTCGCCCGCAGGAGAAAGATAACCCAGCCCACGACCCGGCTCTATATTCCCGAATCCTGGGAAAAGGGTTCCGAATCCCATATCCTGATCCCCTCCCATCCGGGACCCGGCCTTTCGACGGCGGCACGGTGGACGCGCCACCGCATCAGCCTGTCTGATGAGACGCCATGGATCGTCCTGGACTTCACGCGATGTTCGTCATCCGGCTGGGACTGTCTGTTGGACCTCCTGGGAATTCCAGATGGAGCTTCTCTCGAAGAAGTCAAAAAAAAGGTAGCCCGCGACTTTCACGGCCACGGCATTCATCTGGACCACATCGACCGGGTTGACCCCGCCTCCCGGAACCTTTTGGACTCTTTGATCCTCTCCCTGCCGGACATCCTTCCCGCCTCGATCATCACCGGATGGGACCGGGAGCGCCTTGACGGATTCGCGTGGCGCCCCCTGCCGGTCGTCAGCTGGGAGGAGATGCATCGCCATCTTCACTTTCCCCACCTGACACCCGTGGAACAGCTCTTCCTTCATCCTGATCCAGGAAAGAAACGGGCCTCTCCGGCAGCGTTCTGTCTCGCGGTCTCCGGGGAATCTCCCGGCACTGACAGCAAAGATCTACATGCGTACACCCTGGAAGTGAGTCCGGAGGAGATCGACCTGGCCCTGGCCGACCAGAATGCCCTTACCCTTCTGGCCGCTCTTCCCGCCCTCGATGTTCGACAGGACGCGGAATCGATCCATACCCTGGCCGCCTCCCTCTCCGGAGACATCGATACCCTCTCCCACGTCCTCGATCAATCGGACAACCCGGGCCGCCTCCTGTCCCACGCCCTCTTCTGCGCCCTGGAGGGTGACAATATTCAACGGATCGAGCCCTACCTCCGGACGATGCCCGATGGAGGGGCCAGAAGACTGCTTCAGGCACGCCTGGCCTTCCGGGAGGGAAAGATCGAAGACTACCTGAAGAGACTTGAGAGCGTCTGGGAAGAAGAATCGGGACCGGTCCATCTCCTTGCCGGGCTCTACCTGGCCGATCGGCGCGACCGTCCGGAGCTCAGGGCACGGGTTCGCGAAGAGGCACTGCGTCTGGAACCTTCCCTTTCATCGTGGCACCGTTCCCAGGTTTCGCGTTTTATCGGATCCTGGGACCTGGACCACGATGCTCTGAAGCGCTGGCTCGATACCGCGCTGGCCCGGGGTTGGCTTTCCCAGGCCGCCCTTGCCTATTCCGATCTTGCCTCCCTGGCCGCAGCCGGGAAGGACTGGCCGACTGCACAGCGAAACCTCGAATCGGCCCTGCGGTACCGGTCCGCCCTGGGTGCCTCGGCAAGCCGTTCCCTCCTCCTCCACAACCTCGGATCGGTTCAGATCCACCTGGAACGCTGGGACCGGGCCCTTTCCATTTTCGAGGAGCTCGAGTCCGAACACCGGGAGTCAGGAACTCCCTGGGACCTTCTGTACGACCTTCTTCAAAAGGTGAAGATCTTTATTGCCCGGGGAATGTTCGACAAAGCCAGCACTCCCCTGGACGAAGCCGAATCGCTTCTGGCTGAAATGGAAGATCATCCCCTCGCCTGTCACGTTTCCCTCTTCCGCGTCATCCTGGAAAAGTGGCGGGGAAACCTGAATCTCGATACGCTCCGGAACCTGAAACCCGACCCGAAGGATCCCGATACGATCTCCGATCTTGAGGACCTGAAATGGCAGGCGGCTGTGCGTGCAGGGAAAAGCGTGCCAGCCCCGTCCGGCGAACCGAAGAAACTGGAATGGGTTCTGAAAAAGAAGGGCTGGGAAGCTGTAATCAGACTCTTTTCGGATTACCTGAGCCGGGAGCCTGCAAAAGCATCGATCCTGCTCTGCGACCTGCGTTGCGCCTATTCACACCTGGGTTCACCCCCGGAGCACCTTGTGGAACGGGCTCGTGAGCATCTGATTCGTTCCGGCCGACTCGGGTATCTGCGCTGGCTCGAAGAACCTCTCCACGCAGAAGCCTGGAATATCCTGAACGCCCTGAAATCGGGGGAACCCTTTGATGACGCGATGCCGAAGGGCATTTCCCGAATCCCGGGAGAGAGTAATGACCGGGTTCGAATTCCCTCTCCCCGGGGAGGACTCTCCATCGAGCCCGGGATTTATTACCGGTATCCGGAGGAGTTCTGGAACCTGGCTGTCGACTATCTTCCCGATCCCCGGAGCGAATCTCCGGACAGAGAGTCCTCCGGGACGTGGCACGGCATGGCCTATGCTTCTCCCGTTACCACGCGTCTGGTAAATGAAGCCCGCCCCATAGCCGATCTACCCCTTCCCATCCTGATCCGGGGAGAAACGGGAACGGGGAAAGAGATCCTGGCTGATGCGATCCACCGGGAGGGAGGAGCCGACGGGCGGCCCTTCCAGGTTTTGAACTGCGCCTCGATTCCTTCGGAACTCTTTGAATCGGAGCTCTTCGGCCACCGCCGGGGGGCCTTCACGGGAGCCGTGGCTGACAAGCCGGGGCTCGTGGAGCTTGCCGACGGGGGGACCCTCTTCCTGGACGAAATCGGAGAGCTTCCCCCCGAAGCCCAGGCCAAGCTTCTGCGAATCCTGAACGATCACACCGTCTACCGGGTGGGAGATTACCGGCCGATTCACGTCAACTTCCGCCTCATCAGCGCCACCCACCGGGATCTGGAAACCATGGTCTCGGAGGGAACCTTCCGTGAGGATCTCTACTATCGGATTAACGGTCTCACCTTTCACGTACCTCCCCTCCGGGAGCGCAGGGAGGAGATCCCAATGTTTGTCCGGCTCTTCCTGGACCGTTTCTGTGAAGACTGCGGTCTTTCTTACAAGGAAGTCGACCCGGGTGCCACGAACCTCCTCCTTGCCCACGAATGGCCGGGAAATATCCGCGAGCTGCGTCAGGTCGTCCAGGCGGCCGCCGCGCGGGCCAGGGACCGGGAGGAAATCGGGCCGCAGGATCTTCCCGATTCCTTGCAGGAAAACAGCCCCTATCGCGGATCGTTCCACGAGGGAGTGGACCGGGCGATCCGGGAAATAGTCGTGGACGCCCTCGCACGGGCGGGAGGAAACCGCCGGAAAGCTGCAAAGCTTCTGGGGATCACTCCCCAGGCCCTCGGCTACCAGGTCCGACGGTTAAAAATTACCGGTTAA